Part of the Halalkalibacter krulwichiae genome is shown below.
CTGAGAGATTCGTATCGATAAACACATTATCGGGTACTTGCTCCTTCGGCGTTGCTAATAATCTGCAATCTCTCCCCTTATTCTCATCCGCAAGTTATTCAATTGTTTCATAATTATACTCATGAAATATTGATATTCGGTACATACTACTAGTAATTCTTTTGTAAATCTAATTAAAATTCGGATTTATATAAATATCCTACCAAGATGTACGAATAGAAGCAACTATTTATTTGTAAATTCAGAAGTTTTAATGGATTTCCATCGTTTTCATTCGGATATCAGTCGATTTTTGTTCGAAAGGATGATAGAACATGAAAATAGATATTCATTTTGACCAGAGCTGGGCAGACAACTTTTTAGAACGGTTAGAGCAAGATGGACCTTGGGCTAATTGGGAATTATTTAAGTTAGCTTATGAGGCAGAAGAACATCAGATTATACCTGAGTTTCATGGTTTACTAGCACCAAAACACCTCCCCCAGTTACAGCCTTTCCCTCATCAAATTGAAGTGGCAAATACGGTAATTGAACAAATGAATGGTAAAGCAATTTTGGCAGATGAGGTTGGTCTTGGAAAAACGATCGAAGCTGGTTTAATTCTGAAGGAATATATGATACGCGGTCTAGTTAAAAAGGTTTTAATTCTTGTACCAGCTTCACTTGTCTCTCAGTGGGCGATTGAACTAAACACTAAATTTCACATCCCTGCTGTTGCTCAACGAAAATCATATGTCTGGGAGCAATGCGATGTTGTTGTTGCGTCAATTGATACAGCAAAAAGACAACCCCATCGTGATATTGTCCTTGAACAACCATACGATCTCGTAATAATAGACGAAGCTCATAAACTAAAAAACCCGAAAACAAAAAACTATGAGTTCATTAAACATTTAAAAAAGAAGTTTTGCCTTCTACTAACAGCTACACCTGTACAAAATAAATTAGAAGAAATTTTCAATCTAGTGTCGCTTTTAAAACCGGGACACCTTGGTGATATTACATCTTTTGAGCAAGAGTATCGCTCAAATAAACGATCACCGAAAAACGAAGAAAAACTAAAAGAACTAGTAAATAAAGTAATGGTTCGAAATCGACGCGAAGAAACAGGAATTGAGTGGACGAAAAGAATTGTTGAAACGGTTCAAATTGAATTTAGTGAATCGGAACGGGCTTTTTACTCAGAAATTGAGCAATTAAGAGGTAGCTCTAGCCACTTTGCTTTACTAACACTAAAAAGAGAGCTCTGCAGCAGTAGAGAAGCCGCCTTTATGACATTAAAAAATATGATTGAACGAGCCCACAAAGAAGGCCGTGCATTACCAGAAGCAGAGCGACTATTAAATAAGATTGGTGAAGTTGCCGGACATGCTAAGGCCGAAAAGGCACTTGAACTTATCCAAAAAATTAATGATAAAGTTATTATATTTACAGAATATCGAGCTACACAACTTTATTTACAATGGTACCTTAAGCAAAATGGTATTTCTTCCGTACCTTTTCGAGGTGGGTTTAAAAGGGGGAAAAAGGATTGGATGCGTCAGCTTTTTCAAAATAACGCTCAAGTACTTATCGCGACAGAGGCTGGAGGTGAAGGGATTAACCTTCAATTCTGTAGCCATATTATTAATTATGATTTACCTTGGAATCCAATGAGGATTGAACAACGAATTGGTCGAATCCATCGATTGGGACAAAAAGAAGATGTTCGTATTTATAATTTTGCTGTGACAGATACAGTGGAACAACATATTTTGAAGTTATTGTATGAAAAAATTCATCTGTTCGAATCCGTTATCGGAGAACTTGATGATATCCTGACAAAGATTGATTTACCTGCTGTTGAAGATCATGTACAAGATATTTTGCTACACTCAGATACAGAAGGCGAAATGAGAATCAAATTTGATCATTTAGCAGCTATTATGAATGAAGCAGCAGCAGAAGCAGCAAATTTAAAAGAGGAGGATCAGATCGATGCAACAGCATCAAGTTCATAAATTTCTCGAACGTTATTTTGAAGCAAATGATAGCCCTATTTTAGAAAATAAATCAGGCTATTTACAGGTCCAACTGTCAATCGAACTAGACAAATTATTAATGAACCGTCCTTTTTACTGGCACTATCTAGAGAAGACGGGAGGCGATCCCCGTCCAATGCAAGTCACTTTCATTACTGAACAAACTCAAGCCTCAGAAGATATTCGAGGAGAACATATTCACTTTGGTTCACCAAGACTACGTCAACTATTCGCTTCAACAAAAGAACTTGGAGGGTTTATTCGACTTTTCGAACAGGTCGAGGCATCTGGAAATAAATCGATACCATTACAACCATGGCTCTGTGTGAATACAAAAGTCTCATTTCAATGCGATAGGAAAAAAGATGTTTTACTATCATTAGGCCTTAACTTGATTCATGGACAAATCGTCCCACAGTTTTTCGAACGAATCCGAATGAAAAAGCTAACACCAAATATTCCAGACTACTGCTTTAAGCTATCTCCGTTAATTAAAGTTCAAAGTGGGTTAATAAGGCTTCAAAAAATGGTTCAGACTTATGCTGAGAATGAAGATGATATTTGGGCTAAAGAGGCATTTACTAGATGGACGACTGACCTTGAACTATTGGAAAAGTTTTATGAAGACCAAGAAGATAAACCTGAAAGTTATTTTGTTGAGAAACAAGCTTTAAAAGAACAATATGAACCCAATATCCATGTTTCGATCGTAAACGGTGGTATGTTCTACCTTCAACAAAAAGTTTTCTAAGTTTTCCTGATTGTGTATAAAGAAAGACGAACTACATAAAAGTAGTTCGTCTTTCTTAAAGATTAATGAGCTACTGGAGCTCCTCCACCAGTTGTAATGATTGAGATGATTGTCGCAATAGAAAACCAACCAAACACTACGAATGAAAGGCCTGCAAAGCCGACTGCAAAGAAATTCTTTCTTTTAATTTCACGAACGATCGCAACAGCACTTAAAAGTGCAACAATTAAAAGGATAATAGATAAGATCATATTGACTACCTCCTTATGTAGAAACTTGAGACCCGATTAACTAGTCCTATTATAAAGCTATATGATAACGTTGTCAGCTATAAATTTTGACAAAGCTAGCACAATGAACTTACTAATTAGGTTGGTCTTTTTGGTCTTATTTTACTCCTTTTTTAACTATTTGTCGAGTCGATTCTCTTAATGTATGATAGAACTATCTTTTATTTTTAGGAGGGAAACATCTTGAAATGGACTCAACTCCCATTAGGACCACTTCAAACAAACGCATATGTTATCGAAAATGAAGAAAAGCAAGCCCTTGTAATTGATCCTGGCAGTGAAGGTGAGGCGCTCGTAAAGTGGCTAAACGAGCAAAAATTAAATGTATTAGCCGTTCTTTTAACACACGCACACTTCGATCATATTGGTGCAGTAGATGATGTACGAGAAGCTTTTAATTGTCCAGTCTACATACATAAAAATGAACAAGATTGGCTTGCAGATCCGTCAAAAAATGGTTCATCCCGTTTCTTCGGTGCAGAAACGATCTCAGCAAGACCGGCTGAAACAATTATCGAAAACGAACAGACATTGGAAATTGGCCCTTTTAAGCTACAGTCATTGGAAACCCCTGGCCACTCACCTGGGAGCGTATCATATTATTTGTTAGAACACTCAATCGTCTTCTCAGGTGATGCATTATTTGCTCAAAGTATTGGTCGGACTGACTTACCTGGAGGAAACCATGATTTATTACTCAAGAGCATCCACCAGAAGCTTCTGGAATTGCCAGAGGATACAATTGTTGCTTGCGGTCATGGACCAACAACCACTATCGGAAACGAAATGGATAGCAACCCTTTTTTATCAGGATTTTAGTCAAACCTCTTCCATCAGTTAACAGCTAGACTGATGGATAAAAAAGGTTATTACCATTGACACAGTGTTAAACTATTTATAAAATAGAGTTAGATTGATGAGTCTTTGATTGGGAGTCCCCCTCCCCTCAATGTTCATACATCAATACGATTTACTCCCCATGTGACCTTCAAGCAATTGGAGGTCTCTTTATATTCTCTATTATTGTTAGCGTAGATACGAAAGAAAGCCGCACCTAAAATAAGGAGCGGCTTTCTTTCACAATTTCGATCGTGTATATGTACCAGATATTAATGTCCACCAAAGCTTGGTACTAATAAGAATGTAGAATAATACGTGAAGCCAACGAAGAAAATCGTTAAATAGGCGCCAAAAATATAAATATATACACGTTCAGATAAGTTTAAATAGCTTAATGCTAATAGTGCACCTGTTTGTGCGAAGAATAGCAACGCTACGTTAAACATATCCCCTACAAAGAATAGAACAGCGAAAATCCCTGTCCAAAAGGCTAAAACACGAAACATACGATCCATTTGGGTTCCCCTCCTTCATGCACAAATTATTGCCTACTACGGCATTATTTGCTTAGGATATCAAATGATAGAGTACAGACTTATTATATCGACTGTATCTTTATTTGTAAATGCCTTCATAGTGGCGAAAGTGTGACTCTCTAAGAATTAATTTTAATTACAGTATAAGAACAAGCCCTTGATTGAGGATCTGTTAATTTAGTATCCTCTCTTAGAATATGTTCTCCAAGAAACAGTGAAAAGATTCCTTTAAATAACTCATGGTGCATTGAACATAATGACATAGAATAATCATTCATCAATTCCTTAAATGTACAATTATAAACACTAAATTCAATTTGTTCCATCTCTTCATTATATACTATCTCTGGATTTAATCCTTGGTTAATTGCTACTTGCTCAATCATCTTAACCTTTTCCTGAATAGTAGCTTTTGATACATCAAATTGGAATTGTTGAACATACTGCTCAGCACTCTGTCTTCCATATTTATACCCTATTTTCTTAATTGCGTCAGTGCCGATATCCCCAAATTCAGCTAAAGCTTCTATAGACATTTTAGCTAAACGCTGATAGTCTCTAAAAGGAAATTGAAGTTGAATTACTTCGTTAGAAAGGGCATAAAACCGACTAGGTCTTCCTCCCTTTCCCGTTTTTTGTGTTTCAGAAACAATCATCCGAACATCTTCTAGTTTTGTAAGATGCAGCCGTGCAACATTCGGATGGATATTAAATTGTTCAGCAATTTCTTGTACGGTAACATTCTTATGGTGTTTAGAAACATATTGATAAATTGAAAATCGTGTTGGATCGGATAACACATTTGTGATTTTCAAAGTATTTTGATCTTGGTCCATTTGGTCCATTTAATTCACTCCTACACTACCCTCTTCTCCTCATTATAGTATAGTTGTCCAAACAAAGAAATAAAAATTTCTACAAAATTTGACAATGAAAAAATGAAGAAGATGTCATACGACACTTCTTCATTTTTTATTGCTTTTTCGACTTTTCCAAAATAGCGAGAGCCCCATTGGAATAATTCCGAACGCTTGTGTTGGAAACGATTGCTTTTCAGCTCTTCTTTCCTCTCTTTTGCTTTTTCTTTCCTCTTTTGGTTGATCCATTCTTATAACTGCTTGCTGAGTTAGAAACTTAACATAATCATTAAACGACGACATGCGATCACCTCTGTAAACTTCTCATTTGTATTATTCCCAGAGGATTCATGTTTTACACAATAGTAAAACGGTCTACCTAAAAATTAACCCGAATTAACACTTTCCCAATAATTAGTAATCCTCTTTCTTTCTCGATCGTACTTGAAACCGGCAAGTCTTTCATGCCCTGTATTTAATGTTACTTTAACTTGTATATCACTTTCTTCACCATTAGAGTTTCTTAATGAGAACAAAACACTTCCAGTCGCATACTCGAAAGAAACAGAATTATTGGGATTCAATTCATATTCTTGCATTGTAAATTCTGCTATTCCAGTTTGAAGCAACGATTCAATTTGTATGACTCTCTCCTGTTCATATGCAAAATTCTTTTCAACATTATAAAGTTGTAACTGCAATAACAAAACATGAAGAACTAAAAGGCAAATAAATAATGTAACCGGGTAGAAATAGCCACCTTCATTCATTCTTGTTTCTCCTCATGGCGAAAAGGAATCAGCATTGTCTTTTGATATTGCTCTCCACCTTCTAGTACTAGTGAACAAGTTACGACTTTATTATCGTTTGCACAAATAAAGGATTTGACTGATTCAAGCAACAATACATATCCTTCTCCATCACTTTGTCTTCGTACATGTCCATTTGAAGTCAAACTTATTTCAATATCTTTTTGATCAATCTTGTTTAATAATAAGTAATCTTTTCCAGCTGTTACACTTGAAGCTTCCCTTGTCTCTTTTGCAACATGATTAAAGAACATTGTCACTTGTTGAGTAGTTGTTTCTTTTGTAAAAAAGCCACCTTTTGCCGTTTGAAATATAATCGGATAAAAAGATAACAAAAGGACTAACAACGATAGGGATAAGAGAACTTCAAACAATGTAAATCCATGCTCATCGACTCGAGAGAAAGCATTGTTCATACGCTCTTCCATTTGTCCCTGTCCAGTTCATACAATGTTTGAATACATGTTCTTTTACTTCTTCAACAGTAATATTTGTATTCCTAAAATCTTCATATTCATCATTAATAAAATGATGAATTGATGCCTCTAGCTCCTGCATGGCTAAAAGCTGTTCTCTTATAGACATACGCTCTTTATATACAATTGATAGTAATGGAACTACAAATGCACAAAAGATGATTAGAATGCTTAATGCAGCTATCACTTCTAATAATGTGAATCCTCTACAATCGCTTATATGAAATCATTCCTTTCCCTAAATAGATAGTAAAACGATAGCGATATTGCCCAATTACAAGGAAGAAACTGCCTGACCTACTCGGATGACCATTTGCTAAGTAAGAAACGTCGTTTGGAAATAGGGTAATGGTTTCAAAGTACATGTTATCAAATTGATATGGAATAACCATATAGTCTTCAAGTGCATGGTAGCGAATGAGAAAGAGTTTTCGATCGTTATCAGTACGAATATAAATACGCTTACCTGTACTCATAGCTACTTGTTGTGCCGCTAAAAATTGTTCGTGTATTTGTTTCGCAATAAGATCAGCTTCATATTGAGTTGGTTCATTGAGTTTTGGAAGAGAGATCAGTGGAAGACTAATAAGGATAGAAAGGAGAGAAAGAGTTAATAGAAGCTCGATTAACGTGTATCCAGAAGAATTTAATTTACTCATTATTCCTAGACTTAAGGGGTAGAAACAATTCCAGTTGAAGCATCGTAGCCAACATCTGCTCCATTTGGACATGTTATTTTTTCAACATACTTTTCAGATTCTAATACATCTAAATTCTGGGGAAAGGACGTATTTTCTAATTTATATGCATGTACTTGTGCTTGTATTAACTTGACTGTTGCTTCACAGCCCTTATCGTTTGCTACATCATTATTCTTACTCATATTAGGAACGACAATTAAAAGTAAAACAGAGATAATCATTAGCACAATTAGCATTTCAATTAGAGTAAAACCGTCTTGCTTTCTTACAATTTTCATTTTTCATCACCTCAGGAGTTTTTATTGCGGGGAGTGGTTGGGGTAAAGGAAACCGATTATCCTCCTTTCATTGTCGATATTTGTTATAATTAGACAAGGTTGTTTCTTTTCCTGCTTTTTTTTGATTTTTTTTTTGAAAGGTTGTTTAACATGAAAAGGATATTTTTATTAGTAATTAAATTTTATCAAAAACTAATTTCACCTTTAAAGCCTCCAACTTGCCGTTTTTATCCGACCTGTTCACATTATGGTTTAGAAGCAATTCAAAGATTTGGAGCTTGGAAGGGAAGTTGGTTAACAATAAAAAGAATTTTAAAATGTCACCCGTTTCACCCAGGAGGAATTGATTTCGTGCCTGAAAAAGAACAAAAATCAATAAATACAAAAAAGACCATACGTTAATATGGTCTTTTTTGTATAAATGCGGGTGAAGGGAGTCGAACCCCCACGTCATAAGACACTAGATCCTAAGTCTAGCGCGTCTGCCAATTCCGCCACACCCGCAAATATAATATTAAAATGGTGAGCCATGAAGGACTCGAACCTTCGACCCTCTGATTAAAAGTCAGATGCTCTACCAACTGAGCTAATGGCTCGTAGATTATACGATGAAGTATTTCATGTATCTTACGGACGATGTTACGCTCTGTCGTCTCTCCTGTTCCTTCCTCTTCTAGCTTGGCTTCGCAGCCTGCTGTGTCGGAACAACTCGAAGTATTTCAAGATGTAACGCTCGTAACTGAGCTAATGGCTCGTAGATTATACGATGAAATATTTCTAAATGGTGACCCGTACGGGATTCGAACCCGTGTTACCGCCGTGAAAGGGCGGTGTCTTAACCGCTTGACCAACGGGCCAATACAACTTGTCCATGGCGGAGAAGGAGGGATTTGAACCCTCGCGCCGCGTAAACGACCTACACCCTTAGCAGGGGCGCCTCTTCAGCCACTTGAGTACTTCTCCTTGGCTCCACAGGTAGGACTCGAACCTACGACCGATCGGTTAACAGCCGATTGCTCTACCACTGAGCTACTGTGGAATATGGTGGGCCTAAGTGGACTCGAACCACCGACCTCACGCTTATCAGGCGTGCGCTCTAACCAGCTGAGCTATAGGCCCCAATTTTTTGGAGCGGGTGATGAGAATCGAACTCACGACATCAGCTTGGAAGGCTGAGGTTTTACCACTAAACTACACCCGCGTTATATGAAATGGCGCGCCCTGAGAGATTCGAACTCCCGACCTTTTGATTCGTAGTCAAACACTCTATCCAGCTGAGCTAAGGGCGCATTATTAAAAGCGGAAGACGAGATTCGAACTCGCGACCCCCACCTTGGCAAGGTGGTGTTCTACCACTGAACTACTTCCGCATTGGCTGGGCTAGGAGGATTCGAACCTCCGCATGACGGA
Proteins encoded:
- a CDS encoding DEAD/DEAH box helicase, with the protein product MKIDIHFDQSWADNFLERLEQDGPWANWELFKLAYEAEEHQIIPEFHGLLAPKHLPQLQPFPHQIEVANTVIEQMNGKAILADEVGLGKTIEAGLILKEYMIRGLVKKVLILVPASLVSQWAIELNTKFHIPAVAQRKSYVWEQCDVVVASIDTAKRQPHRDIVLEQPYDLVIIDEAHKLKNPKTKNYEFIKHLKKKFCLLLTATPVQNKLEEIFNLVSLLKPGHLGDITSFEQEYRSNKRSPKNEEKLKELVNKVMVRNRREETGIEWTKRIVETVQIEFSESERAFYSEIEQLRGSSSHFALLTLKRELCSSREAAFMTLKNMIERAHKEGRALPEAERLLNKIGEVAGHAKAEKALELIQKINDKVIIFTEYRATQLYLQWYLKQNGISSVPFRGGFKRGKKDWMRQLFQNNAQVLIATEAGGEGINLQFCSHIINYDLPWNPMRIEQRIGRIHRLGQKEDVRIYNFAVTDTVEQHILKLLYEKIHLFESVIGELDDILTKIDLPAVEDHVQDILLHSDTEGEMRIKFDHLAAIMNEAAAEAANLKEEDQIDATASSS
- a CDS encoding YqhG family protein, with translation MQQHQVHKFLERYFEANDSPILENKSGYLQVQLSIELDKLLMNRPFYWHYLEKTGGDPRPMQVTFITEQTQASEDIRGEHIHFGSPRLRQLFASTKELGGFIRLFEQVEASGNKSIPLQPWLCVNTKVSFQCDRKKDVLLSLGLNLIHGQIVPQFFERIRMKKLTPNIPDYCFKLSPLIKVQSGLIRLQKMVQTYAENEDDIWAKEAFTRWTTDLELLEKFYEDQEDKPESYFVEKQALKEQYEPNIHVSIVNGGMFYLQQKVF
- a CDS encoding DUF2759 family protein, whose product is MILSIILLIVALLSAVAIVREIKRKNFFAVGFAGLSFVVFGWFSIATIISIITTGGGAPVAH
- a CDS encoding MBL fold metallo-hydrolase; this translates as MKWTQLPLGPLQTNAYVIENEEKQALVIDPGSEGEALVKWLNEQKLNVLAVLLTHAHFDHIGAVDDVREAFNCPVYIHKNEQDWLADPSKNGSSRFFGAETISARPAETIIENEQTLEIGPFKLQSLETPGHSPGSVSYYLLEHSIVFSGDALFAQSIGRTDLPGGNHDLLLKSIHQKLLELPEDTIVACGHGPTTTIGNEMDSNPFLSGF
- a CDS encoding DUF2626 domain-containing protein; the protein is MDRMFRVLAFWTGIFAVLFFVGDMFNVALLFFAQTGALLALSYLNLSERVYIYIFGAYLTIFFVGFTYYSTFLLVPSFGGH
- a CDS encoding helix-turn-helix transcriptional regulator, with amino-acid sequence MDQMDQDQNTLKITNVLSDPTRFSIYQYVSKHHKNVTVQEIAEQFNIHPNVARLHLTKLEDVRMIVSETQKTGKGGRPSRFYALSNEVIQLQFPFRDYQRLAKMSIEALAEFGDIGTDAIKKIGYKYGRQSAEQYVQQFQFDVSKATIQEKVKMIEQVAINQGLNPEIVYNEEMEQIEFSVYNCTFKELMNDYSMSLCSMHHELFKGIFSLFLGEHILREDTKLTDPQSRACSYTVIKINS
- a CDS encoding YqzE family protein, with protein sequence MSSFNDYVKFLTQQAVIRMDQPKEERKSKREERRAEKQSFPTQAFGIIPMGLSLFWKSRKSNKK
- the comGG gene encoding competence type IV pilus minor pilin ComGG; the encoded protein is MNEGGYFYPVTLFICLLVLHVLLLQLQLYNVEKNFAYEQERVIQIESLLQTGIAEFTMQEYELNPNNSVSFEYATGSVLFSLRNSNGEESDIQVKVTLNTGHERLAGFKYDRERKRITNYWESVNSG
- a CDS encoding ComGF family competence protein: MEERMNNAFSRVDEHGFTLFEVLLSLSLLVLLLSFYPIIFQTAKGGFFTKETTTQQVTMFFNHVAKETREASSVTAGKDYLLLNKIDQKDIEISLTSNGHVRRQSDGEGYVLLLESVKSFICANDNKVVTCSLVLEGGEQYQKTMLIPFRHEEKQE
- a CDS encoding type II secretion system protein, encoding MSDCRGFTLLEVIAALSILIIFCAFVVPLLSIVYKERMSIREQLLAMQELEASIHHFINDEYEDFRNTNITVEEVKEHVFKHCMNWTGTNGRAYEQCFLSSR
- a CDS encoding prepilin-type N-terminal cleavage/methylation domain-containing protein, whose protein sequence is MSKLNSSGYTLIELLLTLSLLSILISLPLISLPKLNEPTQYEADLIAKQIHEQFLAAQQVAMSTGKRIYIRTDNDRKLFLIRYHALEDYMVIPYQFDNMYFETITLFPNDVSYLANGHPSRSGSFFLVIGQYRYRFTIYLGKGMISYKRL
- the comGC gene encoding competence type IV pilus major pilin ComGC, translating into MKIVRKQDGFTLIEMLIVLMIISVLLLIVVPNMSKNNDVANDKGCEATVKLIQAQVHAYKLENTSFPQNLDVLESEKYVEKITCPNGADVGYDASTGIVSTP
- the yidD gene encoding membrane protein insertion efficiency factor YidD, yielding MKRIFLLVIKFYQKLISPLKPPTCRFYPTCSHYGLEAIQRFGAWKGSWLTIKRILKCHPFHPGGIDFVPEKEQKSINTKKTIR